Proteins encoded in a region of the Bacteroidales bacterium genome:
- a CDS encoding lasso peptide biosynthesis PqqD family chaperone: MSQKSAFGDQLIQRQPEMVFSRIDEEVVMMSIETGEYYGLNPVATRIWELLENPLTFDTLIDALLQEFDIDRDTCCEEVESFLKKLQEKRLIIVI; the protein is encoded by the coding sequence TTGAGTCAGAAATCAGCATTCGGAGACCAATTAATACAGCGTCAGCCTGAAATGGTATTTAGCCGTATTGATGAGGAAGTCGTCATGATGAGTATTGAAACCGGAGAATATTATGGTTTGAACCCTGTCGCTACCCGTATCTGGGAATTATTGGAAAATCCGTTGACTTTTGATACATTGATCGATGCTCTTTTACAGGAATTTGATATTGACCGCGATACATGTTGCGAAGAGGTGGAGAGTTTTCTGAAAAAATTACAGGAAAAACGCCTGATCATTGTTATTTAA